The following is a genomic window from Verrucosispora sp. WMMD573.
GACAACGACACAGCGGTCGAATCGTTCCACGACGCCGACCTCCCGTCCGGCGAACTCGCGCTGATGCAGCTGCGGCTCCACGGCGCAGACGGCAGCACCGTCCAGGTGGACTGGCGACCCGACCTCGACGACGCCGCTCTGCTCAGAGCTGCCCTGCTCTTCGCCGAGCACCCGACGCTGGCCCTCGCCACGCCACAAGAGCCGACCCTGTCGTCGTTCTGCGGAGACGCCCCGGCGAGCGCTGTGCCAGCCCCGAGCCAGCTCAAGCCGCTCGCGCAGGAACTCTATGACCTCGCCCGCCTGTCACTGAGAGAAGGCCTCACGCCGCAGCACCTGCGACGCTGGGCAGCGAGCTGGAACGCGGTCTGCAACGCCGAAGCAACGCAGGGCGGACCAGCTGCCGCCGAAGCCCTCTCGCTCGCCGGCGCCGTCACCGGCCTGAACCACTCGGTGGCCCTCACCGGCTTCGCGCCCATGAAGGCCGAGTGGCTCAGCCAGTACCTCGAGGCACTGTGGTCGCTGCTGCAGGAAGCACCTGACGCCTCCGGCGACAAGCCGGTAACCGCCACGGCCGCGAGCATCGCCCGCACCACCGCCTCCCACCACCCTGCCCACATCCGCGTCCGCCTGCGGGACAGAGCGCTGCTGCCCACCTCCGAGGGGCGCCTCTGGAGCCTCTACGGAGGCGCGGACACGCGCGACGAGAGCGGCTACGCCGGCGCGGCCCTGACCTCTGTCATCGTGCGCCTGCTGACTCTGCAGCCCGAGGCAGCGGGGCACCTGCGGTGCCTGGCATACGGCCCCGGCGCGGCGGACCTGCTCGTCTCGCAGGCGGTCAAGCTGATCGGCCGCCGTACCGGCCGAGGCACCATCGCCAAGATCGAGGTGTTCTGCGTCGGGCAGGAGGCGAGCGACAAGCCGCACTGGCGGACGCTGGCCCGCGCCGACGAGGAGCTGCGCGACAGCCGGGACGTCCTCGAACTGCGCTACCTCGACAGCCTCGACCGCGCCCGCGAGGTCCTGCAGCAACCCGGCTCGGGAAGCCCGGCCGTTCACCTTGCCCTGGTGACCGGCATCAGCGACGGCGGCAACCGCCTCCAGATCGAGTTCCCTGAGGTGGTGCCGCCACGCCAGGACTCTGAGGTCCTGTTCGCGCCGAGAACCTCCCAGCGGCCCCAGAAGGACCGGCGGATGTTGCTCATGCCGCCGGCGGCGACGAGCGCGGGCATCACTTGGCTAAAGCTGCAGACGGCGGTGGAGGACGCCTGGCCGGCGGACGGCGACAAGATCCCGGTGCCGGAGGTGCGCACCGGGGCCATGGACATCGCCGAGCAGCTCCGACAGGTGCACGAACTTGCGCTGTGGGTAGCGACGCTCGACCGGTACGCGACCCGTGACAGCCTGGAACAGGCCCTCGGCGCCGACCGGATCGCCATCCTCCACCAGGAGCGCCGCCTCGGCGGCGACAGTCCCCTGTCGCTAGTGTTGAGCCAGAAGTCGGGAGGACCTGCGGACCGGGCCATCGGGCGGAGTCTGCGGACGGCAGGAATCGTCTCTGACCGTGACGTGGCGCTCAGCGTGGGTGCCGACCTCCGCCGGGTCGCGAGCCAGGGCTACGGCATCCTTGCGCTCGAGGCCGCCACCAGCGGCACCGGCATCAACGAGCTTGTCGGGCACGTCGTGGCGTTCTCTCTGCTGGCAACGACCACCACCCCTTGGCCGCTGCCGCCCGGGTGCCGCGTCCTGCTCGTCAGCCTCGACGAGTACCGACACTGGTTCCCGAGCCGCCGCGCGGACCTGCTCGCGATCGCGCTCGACCCCGCCGAAGGCGGTGTCCACGTGGCGGCCATCGAGGTGAAAGCCAGGCGCAGCGACGAGACAGATGCGGCAGCCGGTGCCCTGGACCAGCTCAACCAGACCCTCGCCGCCACACAGTGGGCCGCCTACCCCGTGCCGGAGTCGATCCACAGCAGGCTGTGGCTCAACCGCATCGCCGAAGCGGCATACTCAGTGGCCCGCGAATCCCGCTTCCGCCTCGACGCCAGGGAGCTGGCAGCCCTAGAGGAATTCCGGACCGGAACCGGCACCCTCGAGTGGGCCGGCGTAGGGCTGGTGTTCGGCCCCAAGGTCGACGTGTTCGACAGGTACTACCCGCAACAGGTAGCAGGCGACATCGTGCCCGTGGTCCTGCATAGCATCAAACTCACCGAGGCGCTGCTGCAGCGGGCCACCGAAGTGCGCATTACGGACCTGCGGACAGTCGAAGCCGACAGGCCGCCGCTCAAGGGCGGCCGGACCCGCCGCCGCCCGGAAGCAAAGCCGGCCCTCCGCACAGAACAGGCAGCCGACGCCGCCCGCGAGGCGCCAAGCACTCAGGAGCCCCGCCGGGAGGAAACCTCCGCTCCAAGGGTCGCTACCGCCCATGCCGCGACGCCGAAGCAGGAGCCGGAGCCTGCTTCCATGCAGCCAGCCCCGACCGATTCGCAACAGCAGACGGACAGCGCAAGCGCGGTAACGGAGAGAGCGCGGCCTTTCCAAGCCCCTATCCTGGGCTGGGACGCCTCCACTGGCGAGGAAGTGCGCTGGCACCCGGCCGGCCCCGAACAGGGCGTCCTCCAGAACGGCCACGTGGAGGTCTGGGGCAGCTCGGGCATGGGCAAGACCCAGTTCACCATGAGCCTGCTGGCCCAGCTCGCCCACCACAGCGGCAGCAAGTTCGGCATCGCCGACTTCAAGAACGACTACAGCGACGAGACGGACTTCCCGCAGATGGCAGGTGCAAAGTTCCTCGATCTCTGGAACGACGGGGCGCCGTACAACCCCTTGGCGCTCGACGACTTCACCGACCGTGCCGTCAACACCGCCGTCATCGAACTGCGCGACACCGTCGAAGTCGCCACGAAGACGTTCACCCGCATCGGAGTGCGGCAGCGCGCGAAGCTTGAGAAGGCGCTGCGCAGCGCGTACGCGGTCGGGCGCTCCGAAGGCCGCTGGCCCACGCTCAAGCTCTTGGACGACGAACTCGATGCCGACCTGGCCGGGGTCATCGGCGACCTGACCCACAACGAGCTGTTCCGAGACGGCCCCCCACTCGGGGAAGTCATCGACCAGAACGTCGTCTTTGGCCTGAGCCGAATCCCTGGCAACGGCCAGACGACCGTTCTGGCGGCCGGGTTCATCCTCTCCGCGCTGCTCCTCAGAGTGCAGTCCCTGCCGCCCGTGCCGAACTCGGTGCGCTATGTCGTAGTGGTTGACGAGGCCCACCGGGTCGCGGCCTTCAAGGCTGTCGACACCATGATTCGGGAAGGCCGTTCGAAGGGTCTGGGGGTCATCCTCGCCACCCAGCAGCCGGGCGACCTGCCCGACGTCGTGGCGACCAACGCCCAGACGAAGGTGTGCTTCCGCCTGCCGGATGCGACAGTGGCAGCCGTAGCAGCCCGCAAGCTCAACCCGGCGGACTCCCGCCTCGCGGAGCAGATCCGCACTCTAGGCAAGGGAGAGGCGCTGGTCAGCTTCGGCGGAACCCGGCCTCGCCTCCTGCGCATGGCCCAGGCATACCGAGACCGGCAGGAACTCGGGCTGCCCAGCGAGGAAACCACC
Proteins encoded in this region:
- a CDS encoding helicase HerA-like domain-containing protein, translating into MSQRLGGALAEHIKNMSGGSKFVLVEGVPSSLALGMVAAWTDELPPLAVVSDTPHRFGTHALDGSGTGLRNRYRQGIVLVLCEGLQVPDRSGLNLFENVAPGVLLNSPEGLVRLARQEPAASLDGPVRAVRDAITRAGIAHKPSAAQVAAYFDRVAAGDDPLACLPALGAFADTATGDRVDADRIGDNLALAARRTSDDVLRPTAYAEIRRRAESVLGRRPGLRDDPAGAKVAASSVMTLLQSGSEQLLHRLQFDEAREILEQRTQDLADTALRALRDYQRTHGGGQVADLPWPQYQSRAEDLRHAAQQREAARELLDLDDAQARGIFDKTTRVKLEKLLRDKAVSGSNPSCPEYALIKAVQQLGGPLKRIQVLNPKPPSGTGRVNRSGAVRCITLGCARLRLGGLMHQLESRGVDVDGLLLQPADNDTAVESFHDADLPSGELALMQLRLHGADGSTVQVDWRPDLDDAALLRAALLFAEHPTLALATPQEPTLSSFCGDAPASAVPAPSQLKPLAQELYDLARLSLREGLTPQHLRRWAASWNAVCNAEATQGGPAAAEALSLAGAVTGLNHSVALTGFAPMKAEWLSQYLEALWSLLQEAPDASGDKPVTATAASIARTTASHHPAHIRVRLRDRALLPTSEGRLWSLYGGADTRDESGYAGAALTSVIVRLLTLQPEAAGHLRCLAYGPGAADLLVSQAVKLIGRRTGRGTIAKIEVFCVGQEASDKPHWRTLARADEELRDSRDVLELRYLDSLDRAREVLQQPGSGSPAVHLALVTGISDGGNRLQIEFPEVVPPRQDSEVLFAPRTSQRPQKDRRMLLMPPAATSAGITWLKLQTAVEDAWPADGDKIPVPEVRTGAMDIAEQLRQVHELALWVATLDRYATRDSLEQALGADRIAILHQERRLGGDSPLSLVLSQKSGGPADRAIGRSLRTAGIVSDRDVALSVGADLRRVASQGYGILALEAATSGTGINELVGHVVAFSLLATTTTPWPLPPGCRVLLVSLDEYRHWFPSRRADLLAIALDPAEGGVHVAAIEVKARRSDETDAAAGALDQLNQTLAATQWAAYPVPESIHSRLWLNRIAEAAYSVARESRFRLDARELAALEEFRTGTGTLEWAGVGLVFGPKVDVFDRYYPQQVAGDIVPVVLHSIKLTEALLQRATEVRITDLRTVEADRPPLKGGRTRRRPEAKPALRTEQAADAAREAPSTQEPRREETSAPRVATAHAATPKQEPEPASMQPAPTDSQQQTDSASAVTERARPFQAPILGWDASTGEEVRWHPAGPEQGVLQNGHVEVWGSSGMGKTQFTMSLLAQLAHHSGSKFGIADFKNDYSDETDFPQMAGAKFLDLWNDGAPYNPLALDDFTDRAVNTAVIELRDTVEVATKTFTRIGVRQRAKLEKALRSAYAVGRSEGRWPTLKLLDDELDADLAGVIGDLTHNELFRDGPPLGEVIDQNVVFGLSRIPGNGQTTVLAAGFILSALLLRVQSLPPVPNSVRYVVVVDEAHRVAAFKAVDTMIREGRSKGLGVILATQQPGDLPDVVATNAQTKVCFRLPDATVAAVAARKLNPADSRLAEQIRTLGKGEALVSFGGTRPRLLRMAQAYRDRQELGLPSEETTG